From Xylocopilactobacillus apis, a single genomic window includes:
- a CDS encoding PhzF family phenazine biosynthesis protein has protein sequence MSNRNVKFKEIDVFTKVPYKGNPVAVVMDGDKLSSSQMQQIANWIHLSETTFVCSPSNSEADYRLRIFTPNNELPFAGHPTIGSAHAILESGLRPQHEDYVVQECGSGLVKIYQKGEQLFLTLPEPVKNDISSSQVKQLAEALGINETEIEIAEQINVGAVWDTVKLPSAKPVTDILPNMNMLSKIIAAGVTGLTVFGPTEDNFSDFEVRSFAPNEGVDEDPVCGSGNGSVAVLIKEHHLINKNSYLATQGKCLGRDGRVEVKFTEDDQILLGGNAVSCIEGNLVLPG, from the coding sequence TTGTCAAACAGAAACGTGAAATTTAAAGAAATTGATGTTTTTACAAAAGTTCCATACAAAGGAAATCCAGTTGCAGTAGTGATGGACGGCGATAAGTTATCGAGCAGTCAAATGCAGCAAATCGCTAATTGGATTCACCTCTCAGAGACAACTTTTGTTTGTTCTCCAAGCAATTCTGAAGCTGATTATCGCTTAAGGATTTTTACTCCTAACAATGAATTGCCTTTTGCTGGTCACCCAACGATTGGCTCGGCTCATGCCATATTAGAAAGTGGTCTTCGCCCGCAGCACGAAGATTATGTGGTTCAAGAATGCGGCAGCGGTCTTGTGAAAATCTATCAAAAAGGCGAACAATTGTTTCTGACGCTACCCGAGCCTGTCAAGAATGACATCAGTTCTTCTCAGGTTAAACAACTTGCCGAAGCTCTTGGCATCAACGAGACAGAGATCGAAATTGCTGAACAAATTAATGTTGGCGCTGTTTGGGATACAGTAAAACTTCCAAGCGCCAAACCGGTCACAGATATATTGCCAAATATGAATATGTTATCTAAAATAATTGCAGCTGGCGTTACAGGTCTGACCGTTTTTGGCCCAACTGAAGATAATTTCAGTGATTTTGAGGTCCGCTCTTTTGCACCTAATGAAGGCGTTGATGAAGATCCAGTCTGTGGCAGTGGCAATGGGAGTGTTGCTGTTTTAATTAAAGAACATCACCTGATCAATAAAAATAGTTACCTTGCAACTCAAGGAAAATGTCTTGGACGTGATGGACGAGTTGAAGTTAAGTTTACCGAGGATGACCAAATTCTATTAGGCGGCAATGCTGTTAGTTGTATTGAAGGGAACTTGGTTTTGCCAGGGTAG
- a CDS encoding SIR2 family NAD-dependent protein deacylase: protein MSKEISSETSSEMNSEFVLNREEVIGKICERSQQGMLGLFLGSGFSKAVVGDRALSWAELLKQSVERLNRSCDKLDIKLDLEDDLLNSGLTYPLVASRINKAANKALNEANEIIQQSNKQKNQQDEDYVRASDFQFKEIIANVVSVYPKNNEEKKWKDVLIKTDCSWILTTNYDHIAECLLNGRALSIYPNNIFSQPKGLVPVFHLHGSIWNPESIVITNEDYAKMLRPGDYRQTRLPFLLKEYTILMVGYDLGDLNVLSAVDWNRTVKVDSSVGYEQDVYFIRYKGEDEKVVDNPYKDPETGITIIETNDVHSIFSEIVNQNHLLKKKYSKSESDVKKLTQKFVEAENSPDKEYSDSSIEVVKDDAKKVLELAPLYPYLLSNFLIYIKAVIDNIYKQARKPNAFDKYDIEIQMILMLMNVVEEMQMPDTYVSLLCTALNNVAEFFGDHSELGKAWKATDTWNNGKRGIPDKLKERMKKYCDNSSNKLLYARKVLE, encoded by the coding sequence ATGAGTAAAGAAATTAGTTCTGAGACAAGCTCTGAAATGAATTCAGAATTTGTTTTAAATAGAGAAGAAGTGATAGGAAAGATTTGCGAAAGATCTCAGCAAGGAATGTTGGGTTTATTTCTAGGATCAGGTTTTTCAAAAGCTGTTGTTGGTGATAGAGCCTTATCATGGGCTGAATTGCTGAAACAGTCTGTAGAACGTTTAAATAGATCATGTGACAAACTGGATATTAAACTAGATCTTGAGGACGATTTGCTGAATTCCGGTTTAACTTATCCACTTGTTGCGAGCAGGATCAATAAAGCTGCAAACAAAGCTCTTAATGAAGCAAATGAAATAATTCAGCAGAGTAACAAACAAAAGAATCAGCAAGATGAAGATTATGTGAGGGCTAGTGATTTTCAATTTAAAGAAATAATAGCTAACGTTGTTTCTGTATATCCCAAAAATAATGAAGAGAAGAAATGGAAAGACGTACTTATTAAGACGGATTGTTCATGGATACTTACTACTAACTATGATCATATTGCAGAATGTTTACTGAATGGTCGAGCATTGTCGATTTATCCGAATAATATTTTTTCACAACCGAAAGGACTTGTTCCAGTTTTTCATTTACATGGTAGTATTTGGAATCCTGAAAGCATAGTTATTACTAACGAGGATTATGCTAAAATGTTACGCCCAGGAGACTATCGACAAACAAGGTTACCATTTTTATTAAAGGAATACACAATCCTCATGGTTGGTTACGACTTGGGAGACCTCAATGTTCTTTCTGCTGTTGACTGGAATCGCACTGTTAAGGTTGATTCTTCTGTTGGTTATGAACAGGATGTTTACTTTATCCGTTATAAAGGTGAGGACGAAAAAGTAGTTGATAATCCTTATAAAGATCCTGAAACGGGAATAACCATAATTGAAACTAATGACGTACATTCTATTTTTTCAGAAATAGTTAATCAGAATCATCTTTTAAAGAAAAAGTATTCGAAAAGCGAATCAGACGTAAAGAAATTAACACAAAAATTTGTAGAGGCTGAAAACTCACCTGATAAAGAATATTCAGATTCATCTATAGAGGTTGTAAAGGATGATGCAAAAAAAGTACTAGAATTAGCTCCATTATATCCGTATTTGCTTTCAAACTTTCTCATATATATAAAGGCAGTAATTGATAATATTTACAAGCAAGCACGTAAACCCAATGCTTTTGATAAATACGACATTGAAATACAAATGATTTTAATGTTAATGAACGTGGTTGAAGAAATGCAGATGCCCGACACGTATGTATCTCTGCTTTGCACAGCTCTTAATAATGTGGCAGAATTTTTTGGAGATCATTCTGAATTGGGAAAGGCATGGAAAGCTACGGATACATGGAATAATGGAAAAAGAGGGATCCCTGATAAGCTTAAAGAACGCATGAAGAAATATTGTGACAATAGTTCCAATAAGCTCCTTTATGCACGTAAAGTATTGGAATGA
- a CDS encoding NTF2 fold immunity protein, with product MEQIDKRELENQIYSFMKEMNIWEVETEQKYSEVGIEDYGVEAGKKLKSIYDAYLTVKDRHLGRLPIPNAGFPPEYDLNCEKITNVTVLSSKKVKVETIWTHPVVEESKIKYRYIMINSNGKWLLDSKKMYSSVTQKWKGITF from the coding sequence ATGGAACAAATAGACAAAAGAGAATTGGAAAATCAGATTTATTCGTTTATGAAAGAAATGAATATCTGGGAAGTGGAAACTGAACAAAAGTATAGTGAAGTTGGCATCGAAGATTATGGGGTTGAAGCTGGAAAAAAATTAAAAAGCATTTACGATGCATATTTAACAGTCAAGGATCGACATCTTGGGCGGCTGCCAATCCCCAATGCTGGATTTCCGCCAGAATATGATCTGAACTGTGAAAAAATTACAAATGTGACCGTCCTCTCTTCCAAAAAAGTCAAGGTTGAGACGATCTGGACTCATCCAGTAGTTGAAGAAAGCAAGATTAAATATCGATACATAATGATTAATTCTAACGGTAAATGGTTGCTTGACTCTAAAAAAATGTATTCCAGTGTAACCCAGAAATGGAAGGGGATCACTTTTTAG
- a CDS encoding macro domain-containing protein has product MNIDEKKTYYLGKFDTGEIYTEFLDEIAIRQINVINGKYFLSSSLEDWNEEFGYLLYDGKKSDLDLSESVSINEENFEKIWFKHISNADVESFIKYEIGDASAPKHSSSLIIHIVNNRGKWGKGFVLALSGKFPDVKTQYLKWSSQKDFNLGEVQFINADKNNGIYVANMLAQDGIRKDYNDKTIYVSYEKLDECLIKVADFALKNRLTIQMPKIGQGLGGGDWSVILQIIKKRLAYKRIHCKIFTIN; this is encoded by the coding sequence ATGAATATTGATGAAAAGAAAACATATTATTTAGGTAAATTTGATACTGGTGAAATCTACACTGAATTTCTAGATGAAATTGCAATAAGACAAATTAATGTGATAAATGGCAAATACTTTTTGTCTTCCTCTTTAGAAGATTGGAATGAAGAATTTGGTTATCTGCTCTATGACGGTAAAAAAAGCGATTTAGATTTATCTGAATCCGTAAGTATTAATGAGGAAAACTTTGAAAAGATTTGGTTCAAACACATTTCAAATGCTGATGTTGAGTCATTTATAAAATATGAAATAGGAGATGCTTCTGCTCCTAAACACAGTTCTTCATTGATTATTCATATTGTAAACAATCGTGGAAAATGGGGTAAGGGTTTTGTTTTGGCGCTTTCAGGAAAATTTCCTGATGTAAAAACACAATATTTAAAATGGAGTTCCCAAAAAGACTTTAACTTAGGGGAAGTTCAGTTCATTAACGCTGATAAAAATAATGGAATATATGTTGCCAATATGCTCGCCCAAGATGGAATAAGAAAAGATTACAATGATAAAACTATATATGTTTCATACGAGAAATTAGATGAGTGCTTGATAAAAGTGGCGGATTTTGCTTTAAAAAATAGATTAACGATTCAAATGCCTAAAATTGGACAAGGCTTAGGTGGTGGAGATTGGAGTGTAATACTTCAAATAATAAAAAAACGCTTGGCTTATAAAAGGATTCATTGCAAAATTTTTACGATCAACTAG
- a CDS encoding immunity 26/phosphotriesterase HocA family protein: protein MRQFKFRDWGTKPRTMLRFIKPGDIFSFQIEDNLFGFGQIIADSMMGHSAEIFDYFNSSPEISKDNIIGAKRLISPIILDSYTLFDNKLEGDWRIIGHEENYKPKDVDGFFFKYGDPISKKVDLLGSVTSTNAKEAEKYPYYTSQSDHDIKNLIQLQSLENGTNN, encoded by the coding sequence GTGAGGCAATTTAAGTTTAGAGATTGGGGCACAAAACCTCGAACAATGCTTCGATTTATTAAACCTGGCGATATTTTCAGCTTTCAGATTGAAGATAACTTATTTGGGTTCGGTCAGATAATTGCCGATTCAATGATGGGTCACAGTGCTGAAATATTCGATTATTTTAATTCCTCACCTGAGATCTCAAAAGACAATATTATTGGTGCCAAAAGATTAATCTCGCCGATAATTTTGGATTCTTACACTTTGTTTGATAATAAATTAGAAGGTGATTGGCGGATTATCGGTCACGAGGAAAATTATAAGCCTAAAGATGTTGATGGATTTTTCTTTAAATATGGAGATCCGATATCGAAAAAAGTCGATCTTTTGGGAAGTGTTACTTCTACTAATGCTAAAGAAGCAGAGAAGTATCCCTACTACACATCTCAATCCGATCATGATATCAAAAATTTGATTCAGTTACAGAGTTTAGAAAATGGAACAAACAATTAA
- a CDS encoding SMI1/KNR4 family protein: MIHEKMMEQIGFIEEELDIAFPGLYRKFLAEEIQDNPSYEIQDENESNIYLFCYTDVLERNETYQIQSVEPQYCLIGQDGDIGYFVYVKKGSEKDAIYSLDFGALGSLSMERIANDIYDLSAKRM, from the coding sequence GTGATACACGAAAAAATGATGGAACAAATAGGTTTTATAGAAGAAGAATTGGATATTGCATTTCCTGGCTTATACCGAAAATTCCTGGCAGAAGAGATTCAAGATAACCCCTCTTATGAAATTCAAGATGAAAATGAGTCTAATATCTACTTATTTTGCTATACGGATGTTCTTGAAAGAAACGAAACATACCAAATACAATCCGTTGAACCACAGTATTGCTTGATAGGACAAGATGGTGATATTGGGTATTTTGTGTATGTAAAAAAGGGTAGTGAGAAGGATGCCATTTATAGTCTTGATTTCGGTGCTTTAGGTAGTTTGAGCATGGAGAGAATAGCCAACGATATATATGATTTAAGTGCTAAACGAATGTAG
- a CDS encoding oxidoreductase: protein MKVILITGASSGIGYSTAELLAKNGYKVYAGARRVDKMEPLKELGVVPLSLDVTNEESAKNAIKTIIDSEGKIDVLFNNAGYGSYGPIEQVSLQEAQKQLDVNVLGVARMSQLVLPYMRKQNDGRIIVTSSVGGKVTSYLGGWYHVSKFAVEALSNSIRMDVADFGIKVSIIEPSGVMTEWGSIAADHLEDSGKNSPYEKITKKVADYYRQMYLKKSSLVNDPKKIALIVKKAIEAKKPKTRYQDSLPAKASILMSRLAPDKFLDKMMKNTVVK, encoded by the coding sequence ATGAAAGTAATTTTAATTACAGGTGCTAGTAGTGGAATCGGTTACTCTACAGCAGAACTATTAGCAAAAAACGGATATAAAGTATATGCAGGAGCAAGACGAGTAGATAAAATGGAACCACTTAAAGAATTAGGTGTAGTTCCACTAAGCCTAGATGTAACAAACGAGGAATCTGCAAAGAATGCGATAAAGACTATAATTGATAGTGAAGGAAAAATCGATGTACTATTCAACAATGCTGGATATGGCTCTTACGGACCAATAGAACAAGTATCATTGCAAGAGGCTCAAAAACAATTAGATGTGAATGTGTTAGGTGTAGCAAGAATGAGCCAGCTTGTATTACCATATATGAGAAAACAAAATGATGGGAGAATTATCGTGACCTCTTCTGTTGGTGGCAAAGTTACAAGCTATCTAGGTGGTTGGTATCATGTTTCTAAATTTGCAGTAGAAGCATTAAGTAACTCTATTCGTATGGATGTTGCTGACTTTGGTATTAAGGTTTCAATTATTGAACCAAGTGGTGTTATGACTGAATGGGGTTCAATAGCTGCAGACCATCTAGAAGATTCTGGGAAAAATAGTCCTTATGAAAAAATAACAAAGAAAGTAGCAGATTACTATCGACAAATGTATTTAAAAAAATCCTCATTAGTAAATGACCCTAAAAAAATTGCACTTATTGTTAAGAAAGCAATTGAAGCTAAAAAGCCTAAAACTCGCTATCAAGATAGTTTACCAGCTAAGGCTTCAATCCTAATGTCTAGACTTGCACCAGATAAGTTTTTAGATAAAATGATGAAAAATACAGTAGTAAAATAG
- a CDS encoding AraC family transcriptional regulator — MQKAEIPNVLWKEELDLSPANYIKFLTELDNEITDEQILLFSEVKNINTFMPPFFVALCANNALEGFQRFAMYKRLVCPLLIDITKNDKTIDIHLSFDIPNSSMPRFTLLNEQLVLVSLIRTGSNKHIIPLEVKSPYPYSKRLIDYVGLEPTISETNSISFSYEDTVLPFITQNNIMWEYMEAELKRRLAELSEENSFPNVVEKKLFFAVPSARFSREEIAKSLGGGVR; from the coding sequence TTGCAAAAAGCAGAAATACCTAATGTACTTTGGAAAGAAGAACTGGACTTATCCCCTGCTAATTATATTAAGTTTCTAACTGAACTAGATAATGAAATAACAGATGAACAAATTTTGTTGTTTAGTGAAGTGAAAAATATAAATACTTTTATGCCTCCATTTTTTGTTGCACTTTGTGCTAATAATGCATTAGAAGGCTTTCAGCGTTTTGCTATGTACAAGAGATTAGTTTGCCCTCTACTAATTGATATAACAAAGAATGATAAAACTATTGATATCCATCTGAGTTTTGATATTCCTAATTCAAGTATGCCTCGCTTCACATTACTTAATGAGCAACTAGTTTTAGTAAGCTTAATTCGTACTGGAAGCAATAAGCATATTATACCCTTAGAGGTGAAATCACCTTATCCCTACAGTAAAAGACTTATTGACTATGTAGGGCTAGAGCCTACAATATCTGAAACAAATAGCATTTCATTCTCATATGAAGATACCGTACTTCCATTTATTACACAGAATAATATCATGTGGGAATACATGGAGGCAGAATTAAAAAGAAGACTTGCAGAGTTGTCAGAAGAAAATAGTTTTCCTAATGTCGTAGAAAAGAAACTATTTTTTGCTGTTCCAAGTGCTAGATTTTCTAGAGAAGAAATTGCAAAATCCTTAGGTGGGGGGGTGCGTTGA
- a CDS encoding IS3 family transposase, with product MTARSWPTPSASTPTRPWPTPCSTCSPDNAAAEGFFGRLKNEMFHNRDWAGTTLDGLKDAIGDWIDWHNTTRIKNTLNGNSPDQHRKTHGLLP from the coding sequence ATGACGGCAAGGTCCTGGCCTACACCATCGGCGAGCACCCCGACGCGGCCCTGGCCAACACCATGCTCGACCTGCTCGCCGGACAACGCCGCCGCCGAGGGCTTCTTCGGCAGGCTCAAGAACGAGATGTTCCACAACCGCGACTGGGCCGGCACCACCCTGGACGGCCTCAAGGACGCCATCGGCGATTGGATCGACTGGCACAACACCACCCGCATCAAGAACACCCTGAACGGCAACAGCCCCGACCAACACCGCAAGACCCACGGCCTGCTACCATAG
- a CDS encoding transposase — protein sequence MVRRASSSPEVRLGVVARVLGGCPVAVAARESGYGEGAVQQWVRRYREEHGGLDMGEGDGRAGKDKAGGDKAGGDAGRVAELEGQVAELRMQVDVLREAVGLIKKGPGGPTAPTWARSARRCPTCSTVTSMPRGRARSWPAT from the coding sequence GTGGTGCGTCGGGCGTCCTCGTCGCCGGAGGTGCGTCTGGGGGTCGTGGCCCGTGTGCTGGGGGGCTGCCCGGTGGCGGTGGCGGCGCGGGAGTCGGGGTATGGTGAGGGTGCGGTGCAACAATGGGTGAGGCGCTATCGCGAGGAGCACGGGGGTTTGGACATGGGTGAGGGCGACGGCAGGGCCGGCAAGGACAAGGCCGGCGGGGACAAGGCCGGGGGCGATGCTGGCCGGGTCGCCGAGTTGGAGGGGCAGGTGGCCGAGCTGCGCATGCAGGTCGATGTGCTCAGGGAGGCGGTCGGGCTGATAAAAAAAGGCCCCGGCGGCCCTACAGCTCCTACCTGGGCGAGATCAGCCCGGCGGTGCCCAACCTGCTCGACCGTGACTTCCATGCCCAGGGGCCGGGCCAGGTCCTGGCCGGCGACCTGA
- a CDS encoding DUF4240 domain-containing protein, protein MTADEFWKIVDMLDWKYADKDDEKILKPAVTYLASCSDEDIFAFDEIMSKLLYDIDGDQWYAGDSGDVFLYERCIALVNGKQFYDQVKAGKQKLDPDMEFESLLTLPGSAWALKHGASPDDYRHFSKYSYESFSNVANWKHLNDKYSDSNREDTQLS, encoded by the coding sequence ATGACTGCTGATGAGTTTTGGAAAATCGTGGATATGTTGGATTGGAAATATGCGGATAAGGACGATGAGAAGATACTCAAGCCCGCAGTGACATACCTGGCTTCATGCAGTGATGAAGACATCTTTGCCTTTGACGAGATCATGAGCAAGCTCCTGTATGACATTGATGGGGATCAATGGTATGCGGGCGACTCAGGTGACGTCTTCCTCTATGAACGCTGCATAGCCTTGGTGAATGGGAAGCAGTTCTATGACCAGGTCAAGGCAGGGAAGCAAAAGCTCGATCCAGACATGGAGTTCGAGAGTCTCCTGACCTTACCTGGGAGCGCATGGGCCCTCAAGCACGGCGCATCGCCCGACGACTATCGCCATTTCAGCAAATATAGCTATGAATCCTTCTCCAACGTTGCCAATTGGAAGCACCTCAACGATAAATATAGCGATTCGAACAGGGAGGATACCCAACTTTCATGA
- a CDS encoding RHS repeat-associated core domain-containing protein: MYRDDESGLHYNRFRYYDPDTGQYISPDPIGLLGGINPYGYAHNPLTWVDPLGLTSCSSGKGNDAHNAANYQKLKDFYEQAEKYGSADIKSLENGRYRFYGNIKPSRTYGEMQGARLVREWDPATGNRRTWYKTVDHSGRVRSVAPKPVVHEKNHHIFDSNGEYMGRR, from the coding sequence ATGTATCGAGATGATGAAAGTGGGCTACACTATAATCGATTCAGGTATTATGACCCGGATACCGGGCAATATATTAGTCCTGACCCGATAGGGCTATTAGGTGGAATAAATCCGTATGGGTATGCACATAATCCGCTGACTTGGGTTGACCCGTTGGGGCTGACTAGTTGTTCTTCAGGAAAAGGAAATGATGCTCATAATGCGGCAAACTATCAGAAATTGAAAGATTTTTATGAGCAAGCTGAAAAATATGGTTCAGCTGACATTAAAAGCCTTGAGAACGGTCGTTATCGTTTCTATGGAAATATAAAACCATCTAGAACATATGGAGAAATGCAAGGTGCAAGATTGGTAAGAGAATGGGATCCTGCGACAGGTAATAGAAGAACATGGTATAAAACTGTAGATCATTCTGGTCGTGTAAGAAGCGTTGCTCCAAAGCCTGTAGTGCATGAAAAGAATCACCACATATTTGATTCAAATGGTGAATATATGGGGCGAAGGTAA
- a CDS encoding Imm26 family immunity protein: MEKIKVRPGEIYAIPLFLPTEDIKENLKNYKKEKFENRGREFAYCRIIKDKVGSGIFVEVFNKVGTLQEDFQSIINSCRLFPPISISGLGILKGRWKKIYTQRDYDPEKDSSLSKIQLVLGRGEDSRLWQNGIERKISEIEANNYEQWIVWTPTQLEIRLKNELFK, translated from the coding sequence ATGGAAAAAATTAAAGTTAGACCAGGGGAAATATACGCTATTCCTCTATTTCTACCTACTGAAGATATTAAGGAAAATTTAAAAAATTATAAAAAGGAAAAGTTTGAAAATAGAGGTAGAGAATTTGCCTATTGCAGAATTATTAAAGATAAAGTTGGAAGTGGTATATTTGTCGAGGTATTTAATAAAGTAGGGACACTGCAAGAAGATTTTCAATCCATTATAAACTCTTGTAGACTATTTCCACCAATATCTATATCAGGATTAGGAATTTTAAAAGGAAGATGGAAAAAAATTTATACGCAAAGGGATTATGATCCAGAAAAAGATTCTAGTTTATCAAAAATTCAATTAGTGCTGGGCAGAGGAGAAGATTCAAGGTTATGGCAGAATGGAATTGAAAGGAAAATTAGTGAAATTGAAGCGAATAATTATGAACAATGGATTGTTTGGACTCCAACTCAATTAGAAATAAGGTTAAAGAATGAATTGTTCAAATAA
- a CDS encoding DUF7716 domain-containing protein produces the protein MFAKGNLYSINDIISYMKDSNKRDDNFSLYGESDEDLQSNNSYYVDEYPSVDDNGKEVYPPLILQKKLYYLYSGEQFADVVDSVLDQKDSASLDDFIKALNYYAEYDDFLEL, from the coding sequence ATGTTTGCCAAAGGAAATCTTTACTCAATAAACGATATCATTTCTTATATGAAAGATAGTAATAAACGTGATGATAATTTTTCTCTATACGGAGAATCAGATGAAGACTTACAAAGCAATAACAGTTATTATGTCGATGAATATCCAAGCGTAGACGATAACGGGAAAGAAGTTTATCCCCCGCTCATTTTACAAAAGAAACTGTATTACCTTTATTCAGGTGAGCAATTTGCCGATGTAGTAGACTCAGTTTTAGATCAAAAGGATTCAGCTTCTTTAGATGATTTTATTAAAGCCTTGAACTACTATGCTGAGTATGATGATTTTTTAGAACTATAA
- a CDS encoding DUF7716 domain-containing protein, whose amino-acid sequence MKTVKGFDGLLVEAKNKTLPNVGWLYVDKDFDLDSKMDILNKNYYLAETNDESFDMQENDELRTFLESPTFCDIVDNKLEHHPNSTKDELLDAVVYYLEEDDFLD is encoded by the coding sequence ATGAAAACAGTTAAAGGATTTGATGGCTTATTAGTTGAAGCTAAGAATAAAACATTACCCAATGTTGGGTGGTTGTACGTAGATAAAGATTTTGATCTTGATTCAAAAATGGATATTTTAAATAAAAATTATTATTTAGCTGAAACTAATGATGAATCTTTTGATATGCAAGAAAATGATGAACTTAGGACATTTTTAGAATCCCCGACATTTTGTGATATTGTTGATAATAAACTTGAACATCATCCCAACTCCACTAAAGACGAGCTATTGGATGCCGTTGTTTATTATCTCGAAGAAGATGATTTTCTTGACTGA
- a CDS encoding type II toxin-antitoxin system RelB/DinJ family antitoxin has protein sequence MQNTSKRTESIYARVTPELKRQAEEVLNQLQIPMTTAINMFLQQVVNTNEIPFKVKTARNPLDLSHLSKEEFNHEIQKGLDDIAAGRTYTAEEVKNMTLGE, from the coding sequence ATGCAAAATACAAGCAAAAGAACAGAAAGCATTTACGCTCGGGTAACTCCTGAATTAAAACGGCAGGCAGAGGAAGTATTAAATCAATTACAAATCCCAATGACTACAGCAATAAATATGTTTTTACAACAAGTAGTAAATACAAATGAAATTCCTTTTAAAGTAAAAACTGCTAGAAATCCTTTAGACTTAAGCCATCTCAGCAAAGAAGAATTTAACCATGAAATCCAAAAAGGACTTGACGATATAGCTGCAGGAAGAACTTATACGGCAGAGGAAGTCAAAAACATGACTTTAGGAGAATAG